Below is a window of Arabidopsis thaliana chromosome 2, partial sequence DNA.
AGAAAACTTGATCACTTTGACATCGTCGAAGGAAGAGAATATCGCCTTAAACTGCGGTGAGCACAAAACAAGGCGATAAGGCTAAGCCAGCGATTTTGAAATATAACAAAGAGTGATAGATAGCTAATGAAATCTTAGTTACCGTATCTTCATTGCTCCGCTTTGGGAACTTAAGAACCCGAGAGGGGCTAGTGTTATTTGATGCCTCGCAtccttcttttccttcttgaCAAAGCTGAACATCAAGCCATGACTCTTTCAcctgaaaaatattttcactCCTGACATTTTTTCTATGAAAtgattaattagaaaaatatatctgGGCGGCTATATTACTTGTTTTGGCAGCAATGGGTTATCTAGAAAAGAATACTCTCTGATACCAATCCCAGGGCCAAACTCTTCCTCTGGTAGCTCCTTAAGCATGATATTGACCTGTAATTGAAATTATTCAGCTGTTATGAGTCATTTGCAGAGGAAGAATCAGATATTGACATGTTACAACATCATTACAAATACTACCTCAAAGACATGATCAAGTGGGCAGATGAAAGGTTGTCGGGTCATAGATCCCTGAAGAGTACCAGGATGCCCAAACCAAAGCCTATCTAACCTGCACCATATTGGTGGCATCACCTGATAACATTGTAGAGACCAACCAGCTATATATAAGAATCAATCATTATCACCAGGAAATATGCATTAAGCTGTTGAATGGACTCACCAGTGTACGATTAAGAAGAGATGCAATGGCTAGAGCTGATCTGATCTGTTTCATCTGTAAAGTGGACCAAAGGTGGATGTAAAATTAGAAAGGTGGTCAAGTTAGCATATAGTTCTGAGGGATCATGTTAGGTTAGTAGTTGTTACTTGGTGATTAACGAGGATAAAATGCGATTCAATGGTATGCTTCCCGTCAAGTAACAAGCTTTTTGGAATCGATGGTTTAAACGCAATGAAACCTCCTGCATTGTGTTGGAGTTTACAATGTTGATTTTGGCTTTCCCCATTAACAAGATTAATGTTGAAGAATCTTAACAGAAAGAATATTACCTGGTGAATCATAATATTCTGGTGGGTCATAGAAAACCATCCCCTCTCGAAGCCTGTGGCGTTTTCCTTCGGTACCTGCATACTGGAATGTTGTATGCACGGCATATGGTTCTAGCCTGAGTTGTTGATACATAGCCTTCCATCGAAAATAGAAGTTACCTGTTAGGTCATTTCtgaacacaaaagaaaagaggatgataataaaacacaaaaacaggAAGCATGAAGAAAGGTACCTGAACAAAATAAGTATGACCACTGCAAAATATGCTAGCTGGCAAAATTCCAACCTTGAGATTTCCATCATAAGCATAGAAAAGTCCACTATCCCCTTCCACAGATGGACCTAGCTGTCTCCTAACAATCTCATTGAACCCATTTTGATCCCAAACCTTATCGTCAGCTAAGAGAATTTCTTTCCATTCTTTTGCCAACTTTTTCGCAGATTCTGTCGGCCGCCAATGAAAAATTCCTATGTTGTAGGCAGCACCAACTTTCAAAGTCCAAGAAAAGAACGGTAGAGAAAACAGTTAGTAGCCATGTGAACAGATTAGCTGCTGATAAtaataaactcaaaacactTTTGCCAGAGTGATAAACGAATTCAAATGGGAACAGGGGAAAATGCATATCTATAGCTAACATCTACCTTGTTGCCATATGTCCAAACTGTCATCTATGACGGTAGGCACAACTTGATCGCTTGAAGTCAAAACATCAGCATCTGGGAATCGAGCCAAATAAGGCATAGGGTTCTGTCACATATAAATTATCAGAAGAAAGTCTATTAAGGAAGATAACGTGATGAATAACAGTGATAATAATCTGTCGAATTAGCACCTTAAGCCACACCATGTCAGTGTCACACATAAGTAGCTCGTAACCAAAAGGCAAGACAGAATCTATGAGAATAACTTTTTCTCTTCCCATTTTGTGGAATGTTGGAGAACCCCACCCGACATCCACTGTGCTCATATGGCTTCCCATGTCAAAAACTGGAACGCCTTTCCAGTACAAAGCCTCTAATAACTTTGTATCCATCGCACCTATAAAGCCCCATAACATAAAGTTACTAACTTACAGAAAGCCAGTGAAATGGACAATCAGAAATAGATATTAGAAGTGACAACTCACCAACAAGAATATTGGAGAGATCTAAATCAGTCAAGTGTTTAACCCAAGTCAAAATGAAATCCATAAAAGCATAGTTCCCAAAGGTCACTATAATAACATTGTCCTTCACTCTTTCCCCAAACAATTCTTTGGTCAGTTTAAAGGTCTCAAGCGGTGGCATCTTCTTATCTCTAGGAGGAGACACCCAAATTTTACCCAAGGAATTGCCTTGAGCCTCCTCCAGAACTGGCGGTGGCAGTGcttgtggtggtggtggtggagcaACTGGTAACTCTAAGGTTGCATTTTCTTGTGGGAGACTATGAATTCGGCCAGAAGCTACaattagaaaagaaacaacatttAAGCTTCCACTGTTTATAAGATTAATGTATACTCAAGCAAGCTCAACTAATAAATACCATGAAACGTAAAATCCAATTGACTGAACTGTTTTGTAGTGTGGGAGAGTAACACTAGACttatgaaaaatcaaaactttcagaCACCTCAAGCAGATCCAAATACATTAGTTTATCACTTGATCAGATTCAAAAGCTGAGCTTCAGATCAACTAAAGTGATCGAAAGTCAAAACCCATCTCAGATTATAGCAAATCCAAAGttttaaacaataaagaaGTGATTTTTCTAACGAATACTGAGATTTAAGGTCAACGGTGAGCTCGGATTAGAATCAGAACCAATGAATTAAAGAGCCTAACCTCCCAAAATCTCACCTAATGATTAGACATTAATTCGTTTACGAAATCAAACTCAGAACGCAAATCTAATCTCTAAAGCAATGTGAAGCAGATATAAGCAAAGAGTGTGAgtgagatagagagagaggttaCTGGAAAGAggaggaaaagagagaaaggaggaGGAGCCATTGGTGGGAGAGTAAATGGCGGAGAATACATAGAAGGAAGAGACGAGAACGCCAATGATCACAGTCGCGTAGATCGTCACGAAGAGAGGTTTCGAATTCGTAGCATCGCGAAACCCATTTCGCCAACCCTCCACCATTATTCTCAAtgtttcaatctcttcttcgtcttcctcaaatctccattaacaaaaaagttttattctTTGGtgccttttctcttttgttcgggttttgtcttcttcttcttcctctttgtccGATCGATTTGATCGTTTGGTAGGTTCTGGTCAACTTCGTTTTCGGCGTCTTCTCTTTCAGCAGCTTCGCTCATTAACGATTGTATTTGGGtt
It encodes the following:
- the XEG113 gene encoding xyloglucanase 113 (xyloglucanase 113 (XEG113); CONTAINS InterPro DOMAIN/s: Reticulon (InterPro:IPR003388), Nucleotide-diphospho-sugar transferase, predicted (InterPro:IPR005069); BEST Arabidopsis thaliana protein match is: Nucleotide-diphospho-sugar transferase family protein (TAIR:AT1G70630.1); Has 390 Blast hits to 386 proteins in 36 species: Archae - 0; Bacteria - 6; Metazoa - 3; Fungi - 0; Plants - 336; Viruses - 0; Other Eukaryotes - 45 (source: NCBI BLink).); amino-acid sequence: MVEGWRNGFRDATNSKPLFVTIYATVIIGVLVSSFYVFSAIYSPTNGSSSFLSFPPLSTSGRIHSLPQENATLELPVAPPPPPQALPPPVLEEAQGNSLGKIWVSPPRDKKMPPLETFKLTKELFGERVKDNVIIVTFGNYAFMDFILTWVKHLTDLDLSNILVGAMDTKLLEALYWKGVPVFDMGSHMSTVDVGWGSPTFHKMGREKVILIDSVLPFGYELLMCDTDMVWLKNPMPYLARFPDADVLTSSDQVVPTVIDDSLDIWQQVGAAYNIGIFHWRPTESAKKLAKEWKEILLADDKVWDQNGFNEIVRRQLGPSVEGDSGLFYAYDGNLKVGILPASIFCSGHTYFVQAMYQQLRLEPYAVHTTFQYAGTEGKRHRLREGMVFYDPPEYYDSPGGFIAFKPSIPKSLLLDGKHTIESHFILVNHQMKQIRSALAIASLLNRTLVMPPIWCRLDRLWFGHPGTLQGSMTRQPFICPLDHVFEVNIMLKELPEEEFGPGIGIREYSFLDNPLLPKQVKESWLDVQLCQEGKEGCEASNNTSPSRVLKFPKRSNEDTFKAIFSSFDDVKVIKFSSIEDAFIGFSDKEREERFRRRVKRYVGIWCCEENKTPGHIYYDMYWDEKPGWKPVPPQTPEEDHPPL